From a single Apium graveolens cultivar Ventura chromosome 2, ASM990537v1, whole genome shotgun sequence genomic region:
- the LOC141706005 gene encoding uncharacterized protein LOC141706005, translated as MDNLEHSQTIDGKVAANNESQTITVESSAAMIPPAGAENQNEDDDICKLIPEIPWEEFDLEDLNFLPFQKPPAEICNNGCQLPLEFGHPGNQKMSAEQYLNPNEAKFNTLTPELRSLIKWQSENARFEGHEAALATGAIGNPKLGAEKNKKRKGLEVDDNYQNNARVMRRGAPTSEAFEFHTHPGRKSSYSINDKLMELHELVPGSQKADMATTLGETVQYLAQVRIREHLLQEEIKQLREAMGSILMHSSVHGIPLNMGVNTEFGGLESPWAHPPVRMFNSSISTMNKPSLLQQNSNASASSSFQPPQVPAPTRWQSTLQDKEIQERIKNLKTWNILSMESGSNDDAQRKK; from the exons AT GGACAATTTGGAACACAGTCAAACAATTGACGGCAAAGTTGCTGCAAATAATGAGTCTCAGACAATTACTGTTGAAAGCTCTGCTGCCATGATTCCACCAGCTGGGGCAGAAAATCAAAATGAAGACGATGACATATGTAAGTTGATTCCAGAAATACCATGGGAAGAATTTGACCTGGAAGATCTcaattttcttccttttcagAAGCCACCTGCAGAAATCTGTAATAATGGCTGTCAATTGCCTTTGGAGTTTGGACACCCTGGCAATCAAAAAATGTCAGCCGAACAATATCTAAACCCAAATGAGGCAAAATTTAATACGCTAACACCTGAGCTAAGGTCGCTGATAAAATGGCAATCTGAAAATGCGAGATTTGAAGGTCATGAAGCGGCCCTGGCAACAGGGGCTATAGGTAATCCTAAGCTTGGCGCAGAAAAGAACAAAAAGCGGAAAGGATTAGAAGTTGATGACAACTACCAAAATAACGCTCGG GTTATGAGAAGAGGTGCCCCCACATCAGAAGCTTTTGAATTTCACACTCATCCGGGAAGG AAGAGCAGCTATAGTATCAACGACAAGTTGATGGAATTGCATGAGCTAGTTCCGGGCAGCCAAAAG GCAGATATGGCCACAACGCTGGGGGAGACAGTGCAGTATCTGGCACAGGTGAGGATCAGAGAGCATTTACTACAAGAGGAAATCAAG CAACTGAGAGAAGCCATGGGTAGCATATTGATGCATTCGAGTGTCCATGGAATCCCATTAAACATGGGAGTGAACACAGAGTTTGGGGGGTTGGAATCACCCTGGGCACACCCTCCAGTGAGAATGTTCAACTCGTCGATATCGACGATGAACAAGCCATCATTGTTGCAACAGAACTCAAATGCTTCAGCATCGAGTTCGTTTCAGCCTCCACAAGTTCCTGCACCTACTCGGTGGCAAAGTACTCTTCAGGATAAG GAAATTCAAGAACGAATCAAGAATTTAAAGACGTGGAATATTTTGAGCATGGAGTCTGGGAGCAATGATGATGCTCAACGCAAAAAATGA